The following coding sequences lie in one Lelliottia jeotgali genomic window:
- a CDS encoding Glutathione S-transferase: MKLFYKPGACSLASHITLRESGKDFTLDSVDLMKKRLENGEDYFAINPKGQVPALVLDDGTLLTEGVAIMQFLADTVPDRQLLAPTGSISRYKTLEWLNYIATELHKGFTPLFRPDTPEEYKPTVRALLEKKLQYVNESLKDDQWISGPRFTIADAYLFTVLRWARAVKLNMEGLSHIESYMERVAARPGVAAALKAEGLN; this comes from the coding sequence ATGAAACTGTTCTACAAACCAGGTGCCTGTTCACTTGCATCGCACATCACTCTGCGCGAGAGCGGCAAAGATTTCACGCTGGACAGCGTAGACCTGATGAAAAAACGTCTGGAAAATGGCGAAGACTATTTCGCGATTAACCCGAAAGGACAGGTTCCGGCTCTGGTGCTGGACGACGGTACCCTGCTTACCGAAGGCGTGGCGATCATGCAGTTCCTCGCGGACACCGTACCGGATCGCCAACTGCTGGCACCGACTGGCAGTATTTCACGCTACAAGACGCTGGAGTGGCTTAACTACATCGCCACCGAGTTGCACAAAGGCTTTACCCCGCTGTTCCGCCCTGATACCCCAGAAGAGTACAAGCCAACCGTTCGTGCCCTGCTCGAGAAAAAGCTGCAGTACGTTAACGAGTCTCTGAAAGACGATCAGTGGATTAGCGGTCCGCGCTTTACCATCGCCGATGCGTATCTATTTACGGTTCTGCGTTGGGCGCGTGCGGTGAAGCTGAATATGGAAGGGTTAAGCCATATTGAGTCGTATATGGAACGTGTAGCGGCGCGTCCGGGCGTGGCGGCAGCGTTGAAAGCTGAAGGGTTGAATTAA
- a CDS encoding Di-tripeptide permease DtpA: MSTANNKPTEESVSLNAFKQPKAFYLIFSIELWERFGFYGLQGIMAVYLVKQLGMSEADSITLFSSFSALVYGLVAVGGWLGDKVLGTKRVIMLGAIVLAIGYALVAWSGHDAAIVYMGMATIAVGNGLFKANPSSLLSTCYNKDDPRLDGAFTMYYMSVNIGSFFSMLATPWLAAKFGWSVAFALSVVGMLITVVNFAFCKRWVKDYGSKPDFEPVHMGKLLATIVGVVILATIATWLLHNQGVARAVLGIVALGIICIFAKEAFALHGAARRKMVVAFILMLQAIVFFVLYSQMPTSLNFFAIRNVEHSILSIAFEPEQFQALNPFWIMIGSPILAAIYNKMGDRLPMPHKFAIGMVLCSGAFLVLPLGTKFATDAGIVSVNWLILSYALQSIGELMISGLGLAMVAQLVPQRLMGFIMGSWFLTTAGAALIAGKIANLMAVPENVTDPLVSLEVYGRVFMQIGIATAVIAVLMLLTAPKLNRMTQDDDKTAKATDTATA, encoded by the coding sequence GTGTCTACTGCAAACAATAAACCAACAGAAGAAAGCGTAAGTTTAAACGCTTTCAAACAACCTAAAGCGTTCTATCTCATTTTCTCTATCGAGTTGTGGGAGCGTTTTGGTTTTTACGGCCTGCAAGGGATTATGGCTGTTTACCTGGTTAAACAACTGGGTATGTCTGAAGCGGATTCCATCACTCTGTTCTCCTCTTTCAGTGCTCTGGTGTACGGTCTGGTTGCCGTCGGCGGCTGGTTAGGTGACAAAGTACTGGGTACCAAACGCGTTATTATGCTCGGTGCCATCGTTCTGGCAATCGGCTATGCGCTGGTTGCATGGTCCGGTCACGATGCAGCCATTGTTTATATGGGTATGGCGACGATTGCAGTTGGTAACGGTCTGTTCAAAGCGAACCCGTCTTCCCTGCTCTCTACTTGCTACAACAAAGATGACCCGCGTCTCGACGGCGCATTCACCATGTACTATATGTCGGTGAACATCGGTTCCTTCTTCTCTATGCTGGCAACACCGTGGCTCGCGGCGAAATTCGGCTGGAGCGTGGCATTCGCACTGTCTGTAGTCGGTATGTTGATCACCGTGGTGAACTTTGCCTTCTGCAAACGCTGGGTGAAAGACTACGGTTCCAAGCCTGACTTCGAACCGGTTCATATGGGCAAATTGCTGGCAACTATCGTGGGCGTGGTAATCCTTGCCACTATCGCGACCTGGCTGCTGCACAACCAGGGTGTTGCTCGTGCGGTTCTGGGTATTGTTGCTCTGGGTATCATCTGCATCTTTGCGAAAGAAGCCTTTGCACTGCACGGCGCAGCCCGTCGTAAGATGGTTGTCGCCTTTATTCTGATGCTGCAGGCGATTGTGTTCTTCGTTCTGTACAGCCAGATGCCAACGTCCCTGAACTTCTTCGCGATTCGTAACGTTGAGCACTCAATCCTGAGCATCGCGTTTGAACCTGAGCAGTTCCAGGCACTGAACCCGTTCTGGATCATGATTGGTAGCCCGATTCTGGCCGCTATCTACAACAAGATGGGTGACCGTCTGCCGATGCCGCACAAATTCGCTATCGGTATGGTGCTGTGCTCTGGTGCATTCCTGGTTCTGCCACTGGGCACCAAGTTTGCTACCGACGCTGGTATCGTGTCTGTAAACTGGCTGATTCTGAGCTACGCGCTGCAGTCTATCGGTGAGCTGATGATCTCTGGTCTGGGCCTGGCGATGGTTGCGCAGTTGGTTCCACAGCGTCTGATGGGCTTCATCATGGGTAGCTGGTTCCTGACCACTGCGGGTGCAGCACTGATTGCAGGTAAAATTGCAAACCTGATGGCGGTTCCAGAAAACGTCACAGATCCTCTGGTCTCTCTGGAAGTTTATGGTCGCGTATTTATGCAGATCGGTATCGCCACTGCGGTTATCGCTGTGCTGATGCTGCTGACAGCACCTAAACTGAATCGTATGACTCAGGACGACGACAAAACGGCGAAAGCGACGGATACCGCTACCGCTTAA
- a CDS encoding Endonuclease III, which yields MNKEKRIAILTRLRDNDPHPTTELNFSSPFELLIAVLLSAQATDVSVNKATAKLYPVANTPQAMLELGVDGVKSYIKTIGLFNTKAENVIKTCRILVEQHGGEVPEDRAALEALPGVGRKTANVVLNTAFGWPTIAVDTHIFRVCNRTHFAPGKNVEQVEEKLLKVVPAEFKVDCHHWLILHGRYTCIARKPRCGSCLIEDLCEFKEKVDL from the coding sequence ATGAATAAAGAGAAACGCATTGCGATCCTGACGCGCCTGCGGGATAACGACCCGCATCCGACAACGGAGCTGAATTTTAGCTCGCCTTTTGAACTGCTGATCGCGGTGCTGCTCTCCGCCCAGGCAACTGACGTGAGCGTCAACAAAGCCACGGCGAAGCTCTACCCTGTCGCCAACACGCCGCAGGCCATGCTTGAGCTGGGCGTGGACGGCGTGAAGTCGTATATCAAAACTATTGGCCTGTTCAACACCAAGGCCGAGAACGTGATTAAGACCTGTCGTATCCTGGTGGAACAGCACGGCGGTGAAGTGCCAGAAGACAGAGCTGCGCTGGAAGCGCTGCCGGGTGTAGGGCGAAAAACCGCGAACGTGGTGCTCAACACCGCCTTCGGCTGGCCGACGATTGCCGTCGATACGCATATCTTCCGCGTCTGTAACCGCACCCATTTCGCGCCGGGTAAGAATGTCGAACAGGTTGAAGAAAAGCTGCTGAAAGTGGTTCCTGCCGAGTTTAAAGTCGATTGCCACCACTGGCTGATTCTGCATGGGCGCTACACCTGCATCGCCCGTAAGCCCCGCTGCGGCTCGTGCCTGATTGAAGATTTATGCGAATTTAAAGAGAAGGTCGATCTCTGA
- a CDS encoding Electron transport complex protein RnfE → MSQVKEVIVQGLWKNNSALVQLLGMCPLLAVTSTATNALGLGLATTLVLTLTNLSISALRRWTPSEIRIPIYVMIIASVVSIVQMLINAYAFGLYQSLGIFIPLIVTNCIVVGRAEAFAVKNDPLISALDGFAIGMGATCAMFVLGSLREILGNGTLFDGADALLGGWAKVLRIEVFHTDTPFLLAMLPPGAFIGLGMMLAIKYLIDEKRKRRAAERSVQEGLPEKAV, encoded by the coding sequence ATGAGCCAGGTTAAAGAGGTTATTGTCCAGGGTCTCTGGAAAAACAACTCCGCGCTGGTCCAGCTGCTGGGGATGTGCCCGCTGCTGGCCGTCACATCGACCGCAACAAACGCACTCGGATTAGGGCTGGCGACAACGCTGGTGCTGACCCTGACCAACCTGTCGATCTCCGCCCTGCGCCGCTGGACGCCGTCGGAAATACGTATCCCGATTTACGTGATGATCATCGCCTCGGTGGTGAGTATCGTGCAGATGCTGATCAACGCCTACGCGTTCGGTCTGTATCAGTCGCTGGGGATTTTTATCCCGCTGATCGTCACCAACTGTATTGTCGTGGGCCGCGCGGAAGCCTTTGCGGTGAAGAACGATCCGCTGATCTCGGCGCTGGACGGCTTTGCTATCGGTATGGGTGCGACCTGCGCGATGTTCGTGCTTGGCTCGCTGCGTGAAATTCTGGGTAACGGCACGCTGTTTGACGGCGCGGATGCGCTGCTGGGCGGCTGGGCAAAAGTCCTGCGCATTGAAGTTTTCCACACCGACACGCCGTTCCTGCTGGCAATGCTGCCACCGGGCGCTTTTATTGGCCTGGGCATGATGCTGGCGATAAAATACCTCATTGATGAGAAACGTAAACGCCGCGCCGCCGAGCGTAGCGTGCAGGAAGGACTCCCTGAGAAGGCTGTATGA
- a CDS encoding Electron transport complex protein RnfG — translation MLKTMQKHGVTLAIFAAALTGLTALVNELTKNTIDEQASKQQKALFDQVIPSDFYDNDLQKSCFIVQAPQLGKGEHRIFIARKGDDAVGAVMEATAPDGYSGAIRLLVGTDFSGTVLGTRVTEHHETPGLGDKIELRLGNWILHFAGKVIHGENDTAFAVKKDGGEFDQFTGATITPRAVVNAVKRAGLYAETLPAQLNNLPSCEE, via the coding sequence ATGCTAAAAACAATGCAAAAACACGGCGTGACGCTGGCGATTTTCGCCGCTGCCCTGACGGGACTGACCGCGCTGGTGAATGAACTCACAAAAAACACCATTGATGAACAGGCTTCAAAGCAGCAAAAAGCGCTATTTGACCAGGTGATCCCATCGGATTTTTACGATAATGACCTGCAGAAAAGCTGCTTTATCGTTCAGGCTCCGCAGCTAGGCAAAGGTGAGCACCGTATTTTCATCGCACGCAAGGGTGATGACGCCGTGGGCGCGGTGATGGAAGCAACCGCACCGGATGGCTATTCTGGTGCGATTCGGCTTTTGGTCGGGACTGATTTCTCAGGTACGGTTCTGGGCACGCGCGTGACAGAACACCACGAAACCCCAGGTCTTGGCGATAAAATTGAGCTTCGCCTCGGTAACTGGATTTTGCATTTTGCCGGGAAAGTCATTCACGGTGAAAATGACACCGCCTTTGCGGTGAAAAAAGACGGCGGCGAGTTTGACCAGTTTACCGGTGCGACCATTACACCACGTGCAGTGGTAAATGCGGTGAAACGCGCGGGGCTGTACGCTGAAACGTTGCCCGCGCAACTCAACAATCTGCCCAGCTGTGAGGAGTAG
- a CDS encoding Electron transport complex protein RnfD has product MVFRIASSPYTHNQRQTSRIMMLVCLAALPGIAVQFWFFGWGTLFQILLGCVSALAAEALVLKLRKMPVPRILADNSALLTGLLLAISIPPFAPWWMVVLGTVFAVIIAKQLYGGLGHNPFNPAMIGYVVLLISFPVQMTSWLPPHEIAATVPGFMDALQVIFTGHTASGGDMTTLRMGVDGISQATPLDTFKTSLHAGHRLEQIMQYPIYSGVLAGAGWQWVNIAYLLGGVFLLWKKAIRWHIPVSFLVTLAICATLGWLFSSEPLPSPQMHLLSGATMLGAFFILTDPVTASTTNRGRLIFGALAGLLVWLIRSFGGYPDGVAFAVLLANITVPLIDYYTRPRVYGHR; this is encoded by the coding sequence ATGGTTTTCAGAATCGCAAGTTCCCCTTACACCCATAACCAGCGCCAGACGTCGCGCATTATGATGTTGGTGTGCCTGGCAGCACTGCCGGGTATTGCTGTGCAGTTCTGGTTTTTTGGCTGGGGGACACTGTTTCAGATACTCCTCGGCTGCGTCAGTGCGCTGGCTGCCGAAGCGCTGGTGCTGAAGCTGCGCAAAATGCCCGTCCCGCGTATTCTGGCGGACAACTCAGCCCTGCTGACAGGCCTCCTGCTGGCAATCAGTATTCCGCCCTTTGCCCCGTGGTGGATGGTGGTACTGGGTACCGTTTTCGCAGTCATTATTGCCAAACAGCTGTACGGTGGTCTGGGACATAACCCGTTTAACCCGGCGATGATCGGCTACGTGGTGCTGCTGATCTCCTTCCCGGTGCAGATGACCAGTTGGCTGCCGCCGCACGAAATCGCCGCGACGGTGCCGGGCTTTATGGATGCCCTGCAGGTGATCTTCACCGGTCATACGGCCTCAGGCGGCGATATGACCACGCTGCGTATGGGCGTAGACGGGATTAGCCAGGCAACGCCGCTCGATACGTTTAAAACCTCGCTTCATGCCGGTCATCGTCTGGAACAAATCATGCAGTACCCGATTTACAGCGGGGTGCTGGCGGGCGCAGGCTGGCAGTGGGTGAATATCGCCTATCTGCTGGGCGGTGTATTCCTGCTGTGGAAGAAAGCGATTCGCTGGCACATTCCAGTGAGTTTCCTGGTGACACTGGCCATTTGCGCCACGCTGGGTTGGCTGTTCTCGTCCGAACCGCTGCCAAGCCCGCAGATGCACCTGCTCTCCGGCGCAACGATGCTTGGCGCATTCTTTATTTTGACCGATCCGGTCACTGCCTCAACCACCAACCGTGGACGCCTGATTTTCGGCGCCCTGGCGGGGCTGCTGGTGTGGCTGATTCGTAGTTTTGGCGGCTATCCCGATGGTGTAGCGTTTGCCGTTCTGCTCGCCAACATCACGGTGCCACTCATCGACTACTACACGCGCCCTCGCGTGTATGGCCACCGCTAA
- a CDS encoding Electron transport complex protein RnfC yields the protein MLKLFSAFRKEKIWDFDGGIHPPEMKTQSSGTPLRQIPLATRFVMPLKQHIGAEGELCVQVGDSVLRGQPLTFGRGRMLPVHAPTSGKVVAIAPHTVPHPSALSELSVTIEADGEDRWIDRDGWSDYRAQSREALIERIHQFGVAGLGGAGFPTGTKLRGGGDKIETLIINAAECEPYITADDRLMQDCAAQVVEGIRILAHILQPREVLIGIEDNKPQAISMLRAVLAGSHDIGLRVVPTKYPSGGAKQLTQILTGKQVPHGGRSSDIGVLMQNVGTAYAVKRAVVDGEPLTERVVTLTGESVSQPGNVWARLGTPVRHLLEQAGFCPGSDQMVIMGGPLMGFTLPWLDVPVVKITNCLLAPSASEMGEEQEEKGCIRCSACADACPADLLPQQLYWYSKGQLHDKAKAHNLADCIECGACAWVCPSSIPLVQYFRQEKAEIYAISMEEKRAAEAKARFEARQARLEREKLARQERHKKAAVQPAEKDHDAINAALARVREKKASAAQPVIIPAGEKPDNSEAIAAREARKAQARARQAEKAQDVQPNAEIDPRKAAVEAAIARAKARKATQQEEPAAPEAPIDPRKAAVEAAIARAKARKTAQQEASAAPEAPVDPRKAAVEAAIARAKARKAAQQEAEPAANDDPRKAAVAAAIARVQAKKAAQQAVNED from the coding sequence ATGCTTAAGTTATTTTCTGCTTTCAGAAAAGAGAAGATTTGGGATTTCGACGGCGGCATTCATCCGCCGGAAATGAAAACCCAGTCCAGCGGCACGCCGCTGCGCCAGATCCCGCTGGCAACCCGTTTTGTTATGCCGCTTAAACAGCATATCGGCGCTGAGGGCGAGCTGTGCGTCCAGGTCGGTGACAGCGTACTGCGTGGCCAACCGCTCACCTTCGGGCGCGGGCGTATGCTGCCGGTTCATGCTCCAACGTCAGGTAAAGTGGTGGCGATTGCCCCACATACAGTGCCCCACCCTTCGGCGCTGTCCGAATTAAGCGTCACTATTGAAGCAGACGGTGAAGACCGCTGGATCGATCGCGACGGCTGGAGCGATTATCGCGCGCAGAGTCGCGAGGCGCTGATCGAACGCATCCATCAGTTTGGCGTGGCTGGTCTGGGCGGCGCGGGCTTCCCAACCGGAACCAAACTGCGCGGTGGCGGCGATAAGATAGAGACCCTGATCATCAATGCCGCCGAGTGCGAGCCTTATATCACCGCCGACGACCGTCTGATGCAAGACTGCGCCGCACAGGTTGTGGAAGGCATTCGCATTCTTGCGCATATTTTGCAACCGCGTGAAGTGCTGATCGGCATTGAAGATAACAAACCGCAGGCGATTTCCATGCTGCGTGCGGTGCTCGCGGGCAGTCATGACATTGGCCTGCGCGTTGTTCCAACTAAATATCCGTCCGGCGGCGCAAAACAGCTCACTCAGATTTTAACCGGCAAACAGGTTCCCCACGGCGGTCGCTCTTCAGATATCGGCGTGCTAATGCAAAACGTCGGCACCGCCTATGCGGTGAAACGCGCAGTTGTCGACGGCGAACCCCTGACCGAACGCGTGGTGACCCTGACCGGGGAATCCGTTTCGCAGCCGGGTAACGTTTGGGCGCGTCTGGGGACGCCAGTGCGCCATCTGCTGGAGCAGGCCGGATTTTGTCCGGGTAGCGATCAGATGGTGATCATGGGCGGCCCGCTGATGGGCTTTACCCTGCCGTGGCTCGACGTGCCGGTGGTCAAAATTACCAACTGTTTGCTGGCACCGTCTGCCAGCGAGATGGGCGAAGAACAGGAAGAGAAAGGCTGCATTCGCTGTAGTGCCTGCGCCGATGCCTGCCCGGCTGACCTTCTGCCACAGCAACTGTACTGGTACAGCAAAGGCCAACTGCACGACAAAGCCAAAGCGCATAATCTGGCCGACTGCATCGAGTGCGGGGCCTGCGCATGGGTGTGCCCAAGCAGCATTCCGCTGGTGCAATACTTCCGTCAGGAAAAGGCCGAGATTTACGCGATTTCGATGGAAGAAAAACGCGCTGCCGAAGCTAAAGCCCGCTTTGAAGCCCGTCAGGCCCGTCTTGAGCGCGAGAAACTGGCGCGTCAGGAACGTCATAAAAAGGCCGCCGTTCAGCCTGCTGAAAAAGATCACGATGCGATTAACGCCGCCCTGGCCCGCGTTCGCGAGAAAAAAGCCTCTGCTGCGCAGCCGGTGATTATTCCTGCCGGTGAAAAACCGGATAACAGCGAAGCCATCGCCGCCCGCGAAGCGCGTAAAGCACAGGCCCGCGCCCGTCAGGCAGAAAAAGCGCAGGACGTGCAGCCGAACGCAGAAATTGATCCGCGTAAAGCGGCTGTGGAAGCAGCGATTGCTCGTGCCAAAGCACGTAAAGCGACGCAGCAGGAAGAGCCCGCCGCGCCGGAAGCCCCGATTGACCCGCGTAAAGCCGCCGTTGAAGCCGCTATCGCCCGCGCCAAAGCACGTAAAACGGCCCAGCAGGAAGCGTCAGCCGCGCCGGAAGCCCCGGTAGACCCGCGTAAAGCCGCCGTCGAAGCGGCTATCGCCCGAGCGAAAGCGCGTAAAGCGGCCCAGCAGGAAGCCGAACCCGCAGCAAACGACGACCCACGCAAAGCCGCAGTCGCTGCCGCGATTGCGCGCGTTCAGGCTAAGAAAGCCGCACAGCAGGCAGTAAACGAGGATTAA
- a CDS encoding Electron transport complex protein RnfB has product MNAIWIAIASISVLGLFFGIILGYASRRFAVEGDPVVEKIDDLLPQSQCGQCGYPGCRPYAEAVGNGEKINRCAPGGEAVMLKIATLLNVDPQPVDGDESAQEPVRVLAVIDEANCIGCTKCIQACPVDAIVGATRAMHTVMADLCTGCNLCVAPCPTQCIELRPVETTPDSWKWDLQTIPVRIIPVEHHA; this is encoded by the coding sequence ATGAATGCTATCTGGATTGCCATCGCCTCCATCAGCGTGTTGGGGCTGTTTTTTGGCATTATTCTGGGTTACGCCTCGCGCCGTTTTGCGGTAGAGGGCGATCCTGTCGTGGAAAAAATCGACGACCTCCTGCCCCAAAGCCAGTGTGGACAGTGCGGCTATCCTGGCTGCCGTCCGTATGCAGAAGCAGTTGGGAACGGTGAAAAGATTAACCGCTGTGCGCCCGGTGGCGAAGCCGTGATGCTGAAAATTGCCACACTGCTTAACGTCGATCCGCAACCTGTCGATGGCGATGAGAGTGCGCAAGAGCCTGTCCGCGTGCTGGCCGTCATCGATGAAGCCAACTGCATAGGCTGCACCAAATGCATTCAGGCGTGTCCGGTTGATGCGATTGTTGGCGCGACGCGCGCGATGCATACCGTGATGGCGGATCTGTGTACGGGCTGCAATCTCTGTGTGGCCCCCTGCCCAACGCAATGCATTGAGCTGCGCCCGGTTGAAACGACTCCCGACAGCTGGAAGTGGGATCTTCAAACCATTCCAGTTCGCATAATTCCTGTGGAACACCATGCTTAA
- a CDS encoding Electron transport complex protein RnfA: MGMGLATTFVMTLASICAWWIDTWILIPLGLTYLRTLAFILVIAFVVQFTEMVVRKTSPALYRLLGIFLPLITTNCAVLGVALLNINLGHNFLQSALYGFSAAVGFSLVMVLFASIRERMAAADIPAPFRGNAIALVTAGLMSLAFMGFSGLVKL, encoded by the coding sequence ATGGGCATGGGACTGGCGACCACCTTCGTGATGACGCTGGCCTCTATTTGCGCCTGGTGGATTGATACCTGGATATTGATCCCGCTCGGCCTGACCTATCTGCGCACGCTGGCTTTTATCCTGGTGATTGCCTTTGTGGTGCAGTTTACGGAAATGGTGGTGCGCAAAACCAGCCCGGCGTTGTATCGCCTGCTCGGTATTTTCCTGCCGCTGATTACCACCAACTGCGCGGTTCTCGGCGTGGCGCTGCTCAACATCAACCTGGGACATAATTTCCTGCAATCAGCGTTGTATGGTTTTTCCGCTGCCGTCGGCTTCTCGCTGGTGATGGTACTGTTTGCGTCGATTCGTGAACGCATGGCCGCCGCCGATATTCCGGCACCTTTTCGCGGTAACGCTATTGCGCTGGTCACCGCCGGTTTGATGTCTCTGGCCTTTATGGGCTTCAGTGGTCTGGTGAAGTTGTAA
- a CDS encoding membrane protein precursor: MTTSPGEKIGGWLLAPLAWLLVALLSASLALLLYTTALVTPYALKNLTSQSTVNIALWFASFGFAIAMWYYTLWLTIAFFKRRQKVRKHYIIWLLISVLLAIKAFAFSPVSDLLATRQLLFPLLAAALFAPYFRRSARVKKTFVNP; encoded by the coding sequence ATGACCACATCGCCTGGAGAAAAAATCGGAGGCTGGTTACTCGCCCCGCTCGCCTGGTTACTGGTTGCTTTGTTAAGCGCATCGCTTGCGCTGCTGCTTTACACCACGGCTCTCGTCACGCCGTATGCGTTAAAGAATCTGACCTCGCAAAGCACCGTGAATATCGCTTTATGGTTTGCTTCATTCGGTTTTGCTATCGCCATGTGGTACTACACCCTTTGGCTGACCATCGCGTTCTTTAAACGTCGTCAGAAAGTACGCAAGCATTACATTATCTGGCTGCTGATTTCTGTGCTGCTGGCCATTAAGGCTTTCGCCTTTTCACCGGTTTCAGACTTACTGGCGACACGCCAGCTGCTGTTCCCGCTGCTGGCCGCCGCGCTCTTCGCACCCTATTTCAGGCGCTCAGCCCGCGTGAAAAAGACCTTTGTGAATCCGTAA
- a CDS encoding Cnu protein, with amino-acid sequence MTVQDYLLKFRKISSLESLEKLFDHLNYTLTDNQDIINMYRAADHRRAELVSGGRLFNVGEVPKSVWRYVL; translated from the coding sequence ATGACAGTTCAGGACTATTTATTAAAATTTCGCAAGATCAGTTCTCTCGAGAGCCTGGAAAAACTGTTTGACCATTTGAACTACACGCTCACCGATAATCAGGACATCATCAATATGTATCGCGCCGCCGACCATCGCCGTGCGGAGCTGGTGTCAGGCGGACGCTTGTTCAACGTCGGCGAAGTCCCGAAATCAGTTTGGCGCTACGTGCTGTAA
- a CDS encoding putative oxidoreductase ydgJ — translation MSDKIRVGLIGYGYASKTFHAPLIAGTPGMELAAVSSSDATKVHADWPTVPVVSEPKHLFNDPNIDLIVIPTPNDTHFPLAKAALEAGKHVVVDKPFTVTLSQARELDALAKSLGRLLSVFHNRRWDSDFLTLKALIGEGTLGEVAYFESHFDRFRPQVRNRWREQAGPGSGIWYDLAPHLLDQAVNLFGLPVSMTVDLAQLRPGAQATDYFHAILSYPQRRVVLHGTMLAAAESARYIVHGTRGSYVKFGLDPQEDRLKNGERLPQEDWGYDMRDGVLTRVEGEEQVQETWLTLPGNYPAYYAAIRDALNGTGENPVPASQAIQIMELIELGIESAKHRSTLCLA, via the coding sequence ATGAGTGACAAAATCCGCGTAGGATTAATTGGTTATGGGTATGCCAGCAAGACGTTCCACGCGCCGCTGATTGCTGGTACGCCTGGAATGGAGCTGGCAGCAGTTTCGAGCAGCGATGCGACAAAAGTCCACGCTGACTGGCCAACGGTTCCGGTAGTTTCTGAGCCTAAACACCTGTTTAACGATCCAAACATCGATTTAATCGTCATTCCCACCCCCAATGACACGCACTTCCCGTTGGCGAAAGCCGCGCTGGAAGCGGGCAAGCACGTGGTGGTGGATAAACCTTTCACGGTCACGTTGTCGCAGGCACGCGAGCTGGACGCACTGGCAAAAAGCCTTGGGCGATTGCTGTCGGTTTTCCATAATCGTCGCTGGGACAGTGATTTCCTGACGCTTAAAGCGCTGATTGGCGAAGGAACGTTGGGTGAGGTGGCGTATTTCGAATCTCATTTCGACCGCTTCCGTCCGCAGGTGCGTAATCGCTGGCGCGAACAGGCCGGTCCGGGAAGTGGTATCTGGTACGATCTGGCCCCGCATCTTCTGGACCAGGCGGTGAATTTGTTTGGCCTGCCGGTCAGCATGACGGTCGATCTGGCGCAGCTGCGTCCTGGCGCACAGGCAACGGACTACTTCCATGCGATTCTGAGCTATCCGCAGCGTCGCGTGGTCCTGCACGGTACCATGCTGGCGGCGGCAGAATCTGCGCGATACATTGTTCATGGTACGCGCGGGAGCTACGTCAAGTTTGGTCTGGACCCGCAGGAAGACCGCCTCAAAAACGGCGAACGTCTGCCGCAGGAAGACTGGGGCTACGATATGCGTGATGGTGTTCTGACGCGTGTTGAAGGCGAAGAACAGGTACAGGAAACCTGGCTGACGCTGCCGGGCAATTACCCGGCCTACTATGCAGCAATTCGCGATGCGCTGAACGGTACGGGCGAAAACCCGGTTCCGGCCAGCCAGGCGATTCAGATTATGGAACTGATCGAGCTGGGTATCGAATCAGCGAAACACCGCTCGACGCTCTGTCTGGCGTAA